Proteins co-encoded in one Thermodesulfobacteriota bacterium genomic window:
- a CDS encoding response regulator: MALKILTVDDSKTIRMIVKKAFRQFNCEMFEAENGIEGLAAANKEKPDLIVLDITMPVMNGTEMLEKLKSEDALKDIPVIMLTAESGKDNVMQIVKMGVNDYMVKPFKGEQLIERVEKILTLEPKKEEKAAEDTARKYFSQEDGIQILLLPSKITRPISVEIDSHLNKKLEEMKTSGFKKFILDLRKVSETNVSLIKLILLIIQKCEKEAISIRLVGSPAVGKELKSFQETSEIPLDFSIHDAKVNF, encoded by the coding sequence ATGGCTTTAAAAATTCTAACTGTTGATGACAGTAAAACAATTCGTATGATTGTGAAAAAAGCATTCCGTCAATTTAACTGTGAAATGTTTGAAGCGGAAAACGGTATCGAAGGATTGGCCGCAGCAAACAAGGAAAAACCGGACCTGATTGTTTTAGATATTACCATGCCGGTGATGAATGGCACAGAAATGCTTGAGAAATTAAAAAGCGAGGATGCGTTAAAGGATATTCCTGTTATTATGCTGACGGCTGAATCCGGTAAAGACAATGTGATGCAAATCGTTAAAATGGGCGTAAATGATTATATGGTGAAACCGTTTAAGGGTGAGCAATTAATTGAGCGTGTTGAAAAAATCTTAACGCTTGAGCCCAAAAAAGAGGAAAAAGCGGCGGAAGATACGGCCAGGAAATATTTTTCCCAAGAGGACGGTATACAAATACTTCTGCTTCCCAGCAAGATCACCCGGCCCATTTCGGTTGAAATCGATAGTCATTTGAATAAGAAATTAGAAGAGATGAAGACATCAGGGTTTAAAAAATTCATTTTAGATTTGAGAAAAGTTTCTGAAACCAATGTTTCTTTAATTAAACTCATTTTATTAATTATTCAAAAATGCGAAAAAGAAGCCATTTCAATCCGACTTGTCGGTTCTCCGGCGGTGGGCAAGGAATTGAAATCGTTTCAGGAAACCAGCGAGATCCCGCTTGACTTTTCAATTCACGATGCAAAGGTTAATTTTTAA